A single genomic interval of Adhaeribacter pallidiroseus harbors:
- a CDS encoding carboxymuconolactone decarboxylase family protein produces MLQLSVSFFLAYFMPYIPLEPHLPGITGLLEYRQDSAEPIRHLTQLLLRGPSTLTEAERELIATVVSSGNECTFCTTAHTAAADLLLGDPQLAQQVKEDVATAPLSFKMKVLLTIADLVRQSGQLVTPEIIAQAKAAGATDLEIHDTVLIAALFCLYNRYVDGLATALPAQPQYYDQLAQRLVDHGYTRLPQGYDHLKK; encoded by the coding sequence ATGCTGCAGCTATCTGTTTCATTCTTTTTAGCTTATTTTATGCCCTATATTCCTTTAGAACCGCATTTGCCGGGTATTACCGGCTTGCTCGAATACCGGCAGGATTCCGCCGAACCCATCCGCCATTTAACCCAGTTATTACTCCGGGGACCGTCTACGCTAACCGAGGCCGAACGCGAATTAATTGCCACCGTTGTTTCGTCGGGCAATGAATGTACCTTTTGCACCACGGCGCACACCGCTGCCGCCGATTTGCTGCTCGGCGACCCGCAACTAGCTCAGCAGGTAAAAGAAGACGTCGCCACCGCCCCGCTGAGTTTTAAAATGAAGGTGCTGCTTACCATCGCGGATTTAGTGCGGCAAAGTGGCCAGTTGGTAACTCCCGAAATTATAGCCCAAGCCAAAGCAGCCGGCGCTACCGACCTGGAAATTCATGATACCGTGTTAATCGCCGCTTTGTTTTGCCTTTACAACCGCTACGTCGATGGTTTAGCTACCGCGCTGCCGGCCCAACCCCAATACTATGATCAACTGGCTCAACGCCTCGTGGACCACGGATATACCCGTTTGCCCCAAGGCTATGATCACCTCAAAAAATAA